In Chloroflexota bacterium, the genomic window TAAGGGCGCGCGCGCCCGCTACACGACGATCCAGAACTGGTCGTCGAACGTCTACAACCTCGTCACCAAGCGCGCCGTCGCCTATGAAGACGCGACGATGGAGTGGGTGGACGCGAACCTCGGCTCCAAGCTGACCATGAAGTACCCGTCGGTCTATATGCTCGGCAAGGGCGCGCACGCGGAGATGCTGTCGATCGCGTTTGCGGGCAAGGGCCAGCACCAGGACGCCGGCGCCAAGGCGGTACACGGCGCGCCATACACCACCAGCAACATCATCAGCAAGTCGATCAGCAAGGATGGCGGGCGTGCGGGCTACCGTGGCCTGGTCAAGGTCTACAAAGGCGCCGAGGGCGCCAAGTCGACCGTGCGCTGCGACGCACTGCTGCTGGACGAGACCTCGCGCTCGGACACCTACCCGTACATCGAGATCGACGAGGACAACGTCAGCGTCGGCCATGAGGCGACCGTCAGCAAGATCGGCGACGAGCAACTCTTCTACCTTATGAGCCGCGGCATCTCGGCAGACGACGCGGCGGCCATGATCGTCAGCGGTTTCATCGAGCCGATTGTGAAGGAGCTGCCGATGGAATATGCGGTCGAGATGAACCGGCTGATCCAGCTGCAAATGGAAGGTTCGGTAGGTTAAGTCCACCTTCGGGGGGAGGGGGACGGGAGACCGGGCGGGCGGCCGCCCGTCCGGTCTCCCGCTTTTTGCGAATGCACACACAACGCCCGGCGCGCAGGCGACCGGGCCGGTACGAAGCGGAGAAGCGATTACGATGACTGAATTAACGACGACGGGGCTGGCATCGGCCGCGACCGTGGAAGCGCTCTCGAACAGCCGCAACGAATCGGGCTGGGTGCGCAAGGCGCGACAGGATGCGTGGGCCATTTACCAGCGCACCCCGATGCCGACGATCAACGACGAATTGTGGCGGCGCACCGACATCAGCCTGCTGAAGCTCGACCAGTTGCAGGCGGTGCTGACGACCGGCCCGCAGGCGAACTCCGTGGACGCACTGCCGGACGGTGTGCGCGGGCTGCTGGATGCCGGCGATGCCGACGCGGCGGGCTACCTGGCACAGGTCGACTCCGCCACGGTGTTCAATTCGCTGCGCGACGACCTCGCGAAGCAGGGCGTGATCTTCTGCTCGCTGGAGACGGCGATGCGCGAGCACGCCGGGCTGGTGCGCGACTACTTCATGACCAGCGCGGTGCCGCCGACCTACGGCAAGTTCGAGGCGCTGCACGGCGCGCTCTGGTCGGGCGGCGTGTTCCTGTACGTGCCGCAGGGCGTGAAGGTTGAACTGCCGTTCCGCGCCGGCTTCTGGCAGGAAGCCGCCCGCGCCGGCATCTTCCCCCACACGCTGATTATCGCCGACGCCGGTTCTGAAGTAACATACATCGAATCGTACGGGTCGCAGACCCAGCCGGAAACGGCTATGAGCGACCACGCCGTCGAACTCTTCCTCAAGGAAGGCGCGAACCTGACGTTTGTCACGCTGCAAAACTGGGGCCGGCACATGTACTCGCTCGGCGCCCAGCGCGGCATGATCGAGCGCGACGCGACGCTGCAGTGGGTCATCGGCACGCTGGGCAGCAAAGTGACGAAGACGCATCACGAGCTGTTCATGCTCGGGCCCGGCGGCAACGGCAATATTCACGGATTCTATTTCGCGGACTCGAAGCAGCACCTCGACCACCATACGCAGCAGGAGCACTTCGCCGGCCACACGACCAGCGACCTGATGTTGAAGGGCGTGCTGAAGGATCAGGCGCGCACCGTCTATCAGGGCCTGATCCACGTGCACAAGGCCGCGCAGCGCTCCGACGCCTACCAGGCGAACCGCAATCTGATCCTGTCGCCGAAAGCGCGCGCCGACTCGATCCCCGGCCTGGAGATCGAAGCCAACGACGTGCGCTGCACGCACGGCGCGACGGTCGGGCAGGTCGACGAAGAGATGATGTTCTACCTGCGCTCGCGCGGCTTGAGCGAGCCGCTGGCGCACCGGCTGGTGGTCGAAGGTTTCTTTGAGCCGTTGATGGACCGCATCCCGCTGGAAAGCGCGCGCCAGAAGCTGCGCGAGGCGATCCAGGATAAACTGGGCGCGTTCTAGGCGCTGCTTCCCGCATCGGGGGCGGCCGGAATGCCGCCCCCGATGGTAACCATGGACGACTATTACCGCGAAATCATTCTCGAGCATTACAAGCGCCCGTCGTATCGCGGGCAGATCCCCGGCGCCACCATTACGCATGAGGAAGACAACCCGCTGTGCGGCGACCGCATCCGAATCGAGTTGCTCGTCGAAGCGGGTGTCGTCAAGGATGCGCGCTTCAACGGCCAGGGCTGCGCGATCAGCCAGGCCTCGGCCGATATGCTGATGGAAGAGTTGCGCGGCAAGACGCTCGACGAGGCGCGGCAGCTCGACAAGCAGTTTGTGCTCGACATGCTCGGCATCCCGCTGACCCCCGCGCGCCTGAAATGCGCCCTACTCTCGCTGAAGGTGCTCAAGGTCGGCGTGTACGGCGCGCAGGCGTGGGCGGCCGACGAAGACGACGACTAAGCTGGCGCTTCACCACACCCCAAGGACGGCTTCATTCACATGCCCGCTTTTCACAAAGTAGCCAAGACCGCCGATGTGAAGGACGGACAGGCGAAGGTAGTTGAGATTGGCGACACCCGCGTGCTGCTGTGCAAGGTGGAAGGCCGCATCTGCGCCATCGCCGATATCTGCACGCACGACGGCGGCCCGCTCGGCGAGGGCGACCTCGACGGCCACGAAATTATCTGCCCCCGGCACGGCGCGCGCTTCGATGTGCGCACCGGCGCCGTGCTTTCGTTCCCGGCCATCATGCCCGTGGACGCCTATCCCGTCATGGTGGACGGCGACGACGTGCTGGTGGATGTGGACGCGTAAGGTCAGGGAGGAATTGCGATGAACACGTTTGACACGGATCGCCCGCAGCCCGAGGATCCCGATACGCCCGAAGGCCACGTCAAGGCGTCGCTGCGCAAGGTCTTTGACCCCGAAATCGGCCTGAACGTCGTCGAGCTCGGCCTGGTCCGCGAAATCAAACTCGACGGCGACCCGGCCGTGATTGACATGATGATGACCACGCCGTTTTGCCCGTACGCGGGTTGGCTCGTCCAGCAGGTCAAGCAGCAGGCCGAGCAGGTTGCGGCCGGCAAGACCTTCCGCGTCAACGTCCTGGCCGATGTCTGGAGCCCGGAACTGATGGAAGATCCCGGCTTGCTCACCGGCTGGTCGTAACCCGCTCGCGCCCACGAGGCCGCTATGCCGCTCGACAGTTTTCATCGCGAGATCAACTACCTGCGCATCTCGCTGACCGACCGCTGCAATCTGCGCTGCTCGTACTGCATGCCGCTGCACGGTCTGACCTTCACGCCGTCGCCCGACCTGCTGACGGCCGTGGAGATCGAGAAGGTTGTGCGCGCCGCGGCCGGCATCGGCTTCAACAAGTTCCGGTTGACCGGCGGCGAGCCAACCCTGCGTGCCGACATCGTGGAGATCACGCAGCGCATCGCCGGCGTTCCCGGCGCCAATGACCTCGGCATGACGACCAACGCCATGCTGCTGGACAAGCTGGCGCGGCCGCTCAAGGCGGCCGGGCTTAAGCGAGTCAACATCCACGTCGATTCGCTGAATGCAACGCGCATCAAGGCGTTAATGCGTTTCGCGGAC contains:
- a CDS encoding metal-sulfur cluster assembly factor: MNTFDTDRPQPEDPDTPEGHVKASLRKVFDPEIGLNVVELGLVREIKLDGDPAVIDMMMTTPFCPYAGWLVQQVKQQAEQVAAGKTFRVNVLADVWSPELMEDPGLLTGWS
- a CDS encoding non-heme iron oxygenase ferredoxin subunit, which produces MPAFHKVAKTADVKDGQAKVVEIGDTRVLLCKVEGRICAIADICTHDGGPLGEGDLDGHEIICPRHGARFDVRTGAVLSFPAIMPVDAYPVMVDGDDVLVDVDA
- a CDS encoding SUF system NifU family Fe-S cluster assembly protein translates to MDDYYREIILEHYKRPSYRGQIPGATITHEEDNPLCGDRIRIELLVEAGVVKDARFNGQGCAISQASADMLMEELRGKTLDEARQLDKQFVLDMLGIPLTPARLKCALLSLKVLKVGVYGAQAWAADEDDD
- the sufD gene encoding Fe-S cluster assembly protein SufD: MTELTTTGLASAATVEALSNSRNESGWVRKARQDAWAIYQRTPMPTINDELWRRTDISLLKLDQLQAVLTTGPQANSVDALPDGVRGLLDAGDADAAGYLAQVDSATVFNSLRDDLAKQGVIFCSLETAMREHAGLVRDYFMTSAVPPTYGKFEALHGALWSGGVFLYVPQGVKVELPFRAGFWQEAARAGIFPHTLIIADAGSEVTYIESYGSQTQPETAMSDHAVELFLKEGANLTFVTLQNWGRHMYSLGAQRGMIERDATLQWVIGTLGSKVTKTHHELFMLGPGGNGNIHGFYFADSKQHLDHHTQQEHFAGHTTSDLMLKGVLKDQARTVYQGLIHVHKAAQRSDAYQANRNLILSPKARADSIPGLEIEANDVRCTHGATVGQVDEEMMFYLRSRGLSEPLAHRLVVEGFFEPLMDRIPLESARQKLREAIQDKLGAF